From a single Mucilaginibacter terrenus genomic region:
- a CDS encoding CocE/NonD family hydrolase: protein MKKLFSLLLLIVGVYSSTFAQSSWVQEHYTKKDVYITMRDGVKLFTSIYTPKDASAKTKYPMMMQRTCYSIAPYGEGKYPGSLGPSKYMMNEGYIFVYQDVRGRYKSEGTWTNMTPVIDNKKGKTDVDEGSDTYDTIDWLVKNVQFNNGRVGQWGISYPGFYTAAGILSNHPALKASSPQAPISDFFFDDFHHNGALLESYFFTYPVFGVQKKDTTSKAWYTSQMFNAGTKDGYQFLLDMGPLSNADKYYKDNFYWQETINHPSYDEFWQKRGLLKHYNKVKPAVMLVGGWFDAEDLTGPLAIYKTIEKKDPSAYNTIVMGPFGHGRWSRETGHTMHSNVYFGDSIATFYQTNIEQKFFNHFLKGNGDKNSGLPEAYMFNTGSKEWKTFDKWPSPAAAHVKFYLNNDGKLASTAPAAQGSVSYVSDPLKPVPYTEDNSTTMGFTPHNYMSEDQRFAGRRPDVLVYQTDVLTEDMTLGGEIMANLKIASTTTDADFFVKLIDVYPPNEPNNPYMPNKSIILSNYQQMVRSEIMPARFRKSFEKPEALVANQKTDVNFRLQDVLHTFKKGHRIMIQVQSTAFPLFARNPQKFVDNPYKAAESDYIKATETVYNDSFIDVEVLK from the coding sequence ATGAAAAAACTCTTCTCATTACTTTTATTAATAGTCGGCGTATACAGCAGCACTTTTGCGCAAAGCAGCTGGGTGCAGGAACATTACACTAAAAAGGACGTGTATATCACCATGCGCGATGGTGTCAAACTCTTTACATCTATCTACACGCCAAAAGACGCTTCGGCGAAAACAAAGTACCCAATGATGATGCAGCGTACCTGCTACAGCATTGCGCCTTATGGCGAGGGTAAATACCCGGGTTCTCTGGGGCCATCAAAATACATGATGAACGAGGGTTACATTTTTGTTTACCAGGATGTACGCGGTCGGTACAAAAGCGAAGGCACCTGGACCAACATGACCCCGGTTATAGATAACAAGAAAGGCAAAACCGATGTTGATGAAGGATCTGACACTTACGACACTATCGACTGGTTGGTAAAAAACGTTCAGTTTAACAACGGCCGGGTTGGCCAGTGGGGTATTAGCTATCCGGGCTTTTACACTGCGGCAGGCATCCTAAGCAACCACCCTGCTCTAAAAGCATCATCGCCACAGGCTCCTATATCAGATTTCTTCTTTGATGATTTTCACCATAATGGCGCGTTGCTTGAAAGCTATTTCTTTACTTACCCTGTATTTGGTGTACAAAAGAAAGATACCACAAGCAAAGCATGGTACACCAGCCAGATGTTCAACGCGGGTACCAAAGACGGATACCAATTCCTGCTGGATATGGGCCCGTTGAGCAATGCAGATAAATACTATAAAGACAATTTTTACTGGCAGGAAACCATTAATCATCCCAGCTATGATGAGTTTTGGCAGAAACGCGGCTTATTGAAACACTATAACAAAGTTAAGCCTGCAGTAATGCTGGTAGGCGGCTGGTTTGATGCAGAGGACCTTACAGGGCCTCTGGCTATTTATAAAACCATCGAGAAGAAAGATCCGAGTGCTTATAACACCATTGTAATGGGTCCTTTCGGTCATGGTCGCTGGTCGCGCGAAACCGGGCACACCATGCACAGCAATGTGTACTTTGGCGATAGCATTGCTACTTTCTACCAAACCAACATCGAACAAAAATTCTTTAACCACTTCCTGAAAGGCAATGGCGATAAAAATAGCGGCCTGCCCGAAGCATATATGTTTAATACCGGCAGTAAGGAATGGAAAACATTTGACAAATGGCCCTCTCCTGCCGCTGCACACGTAAAGTTCTATTTAAACAATGATGGCAAACTGGCCAGCACCGCCCCTGCAGCACAAGGATCGGTAAGCTATGTAAGTGATCCTTTAAAACCAGTACCGTATACTGAGGACAACAGCACCACCATGGGCTTTACTCCGCACAATTATATGAGTGAGGACCAGCGTTTTGCCGGTCGCCGACCCGATGTATTAGTGTACCAAACAGACGTATTAACGGAGGACATGACCCTCGGCGGCGAGATCATGGCTAATCTTAAAATTGCCAGCACAACCACTGATGCAGATTTCTTCGTAAAGCTTATAGACGTATATCCGCCAAATGAGCCTAACAACCCCTACATGCCTAATAAGAGTATTATCCTGAGCAACTACCAGCAAATGGTACGTAGCGAGATAATGCCGGCGCGTTTCCGAAAAAGCTTCGAAAAACCTGAAGCCTTGGTCGCTAACCAAAAAACGGATGTTAACTTCCGGCTGCAGGATGTGCTGCATACCTTTAAAAAGGGACACCGTATTATGATACAGGTACAAAGCACCGCGTTCCCTCTGTTTGCCCGTAACCCACAGAAGTTTGTTGACAACCCGTACAAAGCTGCTGAAAGCGACTACATTAAAGCAACAGAAACCGTTTACAACGATAGCTTTATTGATGTGGAGGTGTTGAAGTAA